A single genomic interval of Anopheles marshallii chromosome 2, idAnoMarsDA_429_01, whole genome shotgun sequence harbors:
- the LOC128709460 gene encoding nucleolar protein 58: protein MFILYETPAGYAIFKLLDDNKFKEIDNLYLEFETPEQANKIVKLKHFEKFADTTEALSAATAAVEGKLSKSLKKALKKLVVDDVQNQLLVADAKLGNAIKEKLALQCVANTSVQELMRCIRSQSESLLSGLPKKEMTAMSLGLAHSLSRYKLKFSPDKIDTMIVQAQSLLDDLDKELNNYMMRVREWYGWHFPELGKILTDNVAYVKVIKLIGMRDNIADTDLSDILMDELEQKVKEAAEISMGTEISEDDITNIQSLCDEIISINEYRSHLSDYLKARMMAMAPNLTVLVGETVGARLIAHSGSLVNLAKFPASTLQILGSEKALFRALKTKKDTPKYGLIYHASMVGSASIKNKGRISRSLAAKASLATRVDAFGDDVTMQLGIDHRAKLETRLRMLEEGNSTRLSGVKAKAKLQKFHAVSEVKTFKVATDSTLPSSSSKKVKADDEAANAPSPKKKKVVQDADMEQTPEVEMGEGSATKKKKKKESVVEKEPELGDGSAKKKKKKSKSESEQPADESMIAESDETPASGKKNKKSKAKKATEEEDE from the exons ATGTTTATACTTTACGAAACACCAGCAGGATATGCCATCTTCAAG CTGCTGGATGACAACAAATTTAAGGAGATCGACAATCTGTACCTGGAGTTCGAAACTCCAGAACAGGCGAACAAGAT CGTTAAgttgaaacattttgaaaaatttgccGATACAACGGAAGCTCTCTCGgccgctactgctgctgttgagggGAAACTATCGAAGTCGTTAAAGAAAGCACTCAAGAAGTTGGTGGTAGATGATGTACAGAACCAGCTGCTCGTTGCTGATGCCAAGCTTGGTAATGCGATCAAAGAAAAGCTTGCGTTACAGTGCGTTGCAAATACATCGGTGCAGGAACTGATGCGTTGCATTCGCTCACAATCGGAAAGCTTGCTGTCTGGGTTGCCGAAGAAGGAGATGACGGCCATGTCACTTGGTTTGGCCCATTCGCTTTCCCGATATAAGCTTAAGTTCTCACCGGACAAGATCGATACGATGATCGTGCAGGCTCAAAGTTTGTTGGACGATCTGGACAAGGAGCTGAACAACTACATGATGCGAGTGAGAGAATG GTACGGTTGGCATTTCCCAGAGTTGGGAAAGATTCTGACTGATAACGTAGCATACGTGAAGGTCATCAAATTGATCGGCATGAGGGACAACATTGCAGATACAGATTTGTCCGATATTTTAATGGACGAGCTTGAACAGAAGGTAAAGGAAGCGGCTGAAATTTCAATGG GTACGGAAATTTCGGAAGACGACATTACAAACATTCAAAGTCTTTGCGATGAGATCATCTCGATCAATGAATATCGTTCACATTTGAGCGACTATCTGAAGGCTCGCATGATGGCCATGGCACCTAATTTGACAGTCCTTGTCGGAGAAACCGTAGGCGCTAGATTGATTGCACACTCCGGGTCGTTGGTAAATTTGGCAAAATTTCCTGCCTCAACACTTCAAATTTTGG GTTCGGAAAAGGCTCTGTTCCGTGCGCTGAAGACAAAGAAAGATACACCGAAGTATGGTCTCATCTATCACGCCAGCATGGTCGGTTCAGCCAGTATCAAAAACAAGGGACGTATTTCTCGATCATTGGCTGCCAAAGCTTCACTGGCCACACGTGTGGACGCATTCGGTGATGATGTCACAATGCAGCTAGGTATTGACCATAGGGCGAAGCTAGAAACCCGACTCCGCATGCTGGAGGAAGGGAACAGTACAAGACTGTCCGGCGTGAAGGCGAAGGCAAAGCTGCAGAAATTCCACGCCGTCAGCGAGGTGAAAACATTCAAAGTCGCCACCGACAGTACGCTACCGTCGTCTTCTTCCAAGAAAGTAAAAGCAGATGATGAAGCTGCAAATGCACCTTcgccgaagaagaagaaagtagTACAG GATGCTGATATGGAGCAAACTCCAGAGGTCGAAATGGGTGAAGGATCCGctacgaaaaagaaaaagaagaag GAATCCGTCGTAGAGAAAGAACCCGAGCTGGGTGATGGTTCcgcgaagaagaagaagaagaagagcaaGAGCGAATCGGAACAACCGGCTGATGAAAGTATGATAGCCGAAAGTGACGAAACGCCTGCGTCCggaaagaagaataaaaaatcgaaagcaaaaaaagccaCTGAAGAAGAGGATGAGTAA
- the LOC128710150 gene encoding NADH dehydrogenase [ubiquinone] flavoprotein 2, mitochondrial — protein MLRLFANTLRLGATRPLSTSTVKLSDNLFVHRDTPEDNPSILFEFTADNQKRAEAILNIYPEGHKRGAMIPLLDLAQRQHGWLPISAMHKVADILGLPHMRVYEVATFYTMFMRKPTGKYHIQVCTTTPCWLLGSDEVLECCKKNLGIGVGETTKDGKFTISEVECLGACVNAPMLAVNDDYYEDLSVADTEEILKSLKQGQQPRPGPRNGRFASEPVGQLTSLTEEPKGPGFGLQAGL, from the exons ATGTTGCGCTTGTTCGCTAACACCCTG CGACTCGGGGCCACCCGGCCTCTGAGCACGTCAACGGTGAAGCTGAGTGACAATTTGTTCGTGCATCGTGATACTCCCGAAGATAATCCGAGCATTCTGTTTGAGTTTACTGCCGATAATCAGAAG AGAGCCGAAGCCATTTTGAACATCTATCCAGAGGGACACAAACGGGGTGCTATGATTCCGCTGCTGGACCTTGCCCAACGGCAGCACGGTTGGCTGCCAATCTCGGCCATGCACAAGGTGGCCGATATCCTGGGTCTACCCCATATGCGAGTGTACGAAGTGGCCACATTCTACACAATGTTTATGCGAAAACCGACCGGAAAGTATCACATTCAGGTGTGCACTACTACCCCGTGCTGGTTGCTAGGATCCGACGAAGTGCTGGAATGTTGCAAG AAAAACCTGGGAATCGGTGTTGGAGAAACTACTAAAGATGGTAAATTTACTATCTCCGAGGTGGAATGTCTGGGTGCTTGCGTAAATGCTCCGATGTTGGCAGTGAACGATGATTATTAC gAGGATTTAAGTGTAGCTGATACggaagaaattttaaaaagtCTCAAACAGGGACAACAGCCTCGCCCGGGACCACGCAATGGACGATTTGCCTCTGAACCAGTGGGTCAGCTGACCTCACTTACCGAGGAACCGAAAGGTCCTGGGTTTGGACTCCAGGCAGGACTGTAG
- the LOC128709366 gene encoding ubiquitin-conjugating enzyme E2 G2: MAGSALRRLMAEYRQLTLNPPEGIIAGPISEENFFEWEALITGPEGTCFEGGIFTAKLVFPPDYPLSPPKMKFTCEMFHPNIFTDGRVCISILHAPGDDPLGYELSAERWSPVQSVEKILLSVVSMLAEPNDESGANVDAAIMWRENREEFNKIARRIVRKTLGLAS, from the exons ATGGCAGGTTCCGCCTTAAGGCGCCTAATGGCCGAATACAGAC AACTCACCCTAAACCCTCCGGAAGGTATCATTGCTGGTCCGATCAGTGAGGAGAACTTTTTCGAATGGGAAGCCCTAATTAC CGGTCCGGAAGGAACCTGCTTCGAGGGTGGAATTTTCACAGCCAAACTTGTGTTTCCGCCGGACTATCCGCTCAGTCCACCGAAGATGAAATTTACGTGTGAAATGTTCCACCCCAACA TTTTTACTGACGGTCGTGTCTGTATATCGATTTTACATGCACCGGGAGACGATCCGCTAG GATATGAATTATCAGCTGAGCGCTGGAGTCCTGTACAAAGTGTGGAAAAGATCTTACTAAGTGTTGTTAGTATGTTGGCCG aaccAAATGACGAATCCGGTGCAAACGTGGATGCGGCGATAATGTGGCGCGAAAACAGGGAAGAGTTTAACAAAATTGCCCGACGTATCGTACGCAAAACGTTAGGCCTTGCATCCTAA